A portion of the Sabethes cyaneus chromosome 3, idSabCyanKW18_F2, whole genome shotgun sequence genome contains these proteins:
- the LOC128740973 gene encoding uncharacterized protein LOC128740973, which produces MGKLDTPLYKLSADDRNHVYEPAEDSFLLLDALEDELEAIKRVRPLLTVEIGPGSGIIISALSKALGSDNGFYVGVDLNPHACRVTDRTARMNPGCQVEVVNMDLLSGFGSRMIDLLIFNPPYVPTSEEQTETELEEQIDQFTSEGYGLVKSWAGGLDGMVVTDRVLRDLDRLLSPNGVFYLLLLKENKPDKIKARLEANSFRMDVIKERKIIGEHLFVVKITRKVS; this is translated from the coding sequence ATGGGAAAATTGGATACTCCACTGTACAAGTTATCTGCGGATGATCGGAATCATGTTTACGAACCGGCCGAGGACAGCTTTTTACTGCTGGATGCACTCGAGGACGAGCTGGAAGCGATCAAGCGCGTGCGACCGCTGCTGACGGTGGAAATCGGCCCCGGGAGTGGCATAATCATCAGTGCACTCTCCAAGGCGCTGGGAAGTGATAACGGCTTTTACGTAGGTGTGGACTTAAATCCACACGCCTGCAGGGTGACAGACCGAACCGCTCGGATGAATCCAGGTTGTCAAGTGGAAGTTGTAAATATGGATCTGTTGAGTGGATTCGGTTCCCGCATGATCGATCTGTTGATATTTAATCCACCTTATGTACCTACGAGTGAAgagcaaacggaaacggaactTGAGGAGCAGATCGATCAGTTTACAAGCGAAGGGTATGGCCTGGTTAAATCTTGGGCTGGGGGGTTAGATGGTATGGTCGTTACCGATAGGGTTTTGCGGGATCTAGATAGATTGTTGTCACCAAATGGCGTTTTCTATCTGCTACTTTTGAAAGAGAATAAGCCAGACAAAATAAAAGCGCGATTAGAGGCTAATAGCTTTAGGATGGACGTTATTAAGGAGAGAAAAATTATAGGAGAACATTTATTTGTTGTGAAAATCACTAGAAAGGTTAGCTAA
- the LOC128740971 gene encoding uncharacterized protein LOC128740971 gives MPSSKHSTAGSGKVADEQGGSSEQVVNDDVMQIPPGREKTSGAISNTQVIVENTNKTNCPVTGTMSKGHAVGDGVKNKPGSATSVRRNPPRNGRANRVSSCQLCDELDNEDMVQCDSCDMWYHFACVNVTAEVQYVDWNCFKCAAASNKQVAPPVENPSKGSLCQPGPPPSQRSKGSARSGKSETRRRLKLELLKIEEEKKLEQKYLDKKFEALREFGSDTASVISDCGASKASKIAQWVADTERCGEVDSGLEPEERERFVPSNLLEPAEHTAPNLRGNPDVTGCNRTVPRVVDNNPTLSDPRMSAPAPVLRGNPDVIGCNRTVSRVVDNNPTLSDPRMITPAPKLRANPDVTECNCTVPRAVGNHPTLSDPRMFAPGQKSTPMRLSQRAPMLPPAPPVADETVCILNRSQLAARQAVSKDLPDFSGNPEDWPLFFSVFSNSTHMCGFSNEENMLRLRKCLKGRALEAVKCRLLHPSNVGGVMSTLRMLYGRPEAIVQAIVKKVRALPSPNIDRLETVVNFALTVENLVATIQACEVHDFVYNASLRYELVERLPSTLKLDWAKYSRDKPNPNLLDFSSWLYSTAEDASAVMPSATDYSKSRFSKKDGFLNAHSEIEVASSKSYTVPPTTKSASVSESEKQCPVCKGACPNISKCKRFAELSYDARWAAVRECKLCRKCLRKHNGSCRQQRPCGTNGCTFLHHPLLHSDERQQARGFATDTTADRANGKTSYQNCNTHQGNSKLLFRILPVILYGPSKSVKVYAFIDDGSDISLMEQKLAEELGVTGSSKSLCLGWTGGAHRMETSSECMNLQISSCRNRKLYKLTSVHTVESLKIRPQSLQYSEMQVRYPYLAGLPVESYKNVCPQILIGVDNLSVGNIQNAREGRADEPVAVKMRIGWTVFGRCGSGSEMVQSVNHHSVKVCQCNKDSDEDLHQAVKGFFSLDSLGISKPEKLLQSQEDRRAEMLLETLTKAKDGRYESGLLWKYDNVRLPDSKGMALKRWQCLDRRMKQDTVLAKAVREKIEDHVQKGYIRKLTEEEIQAEQHRVWYLPIFPVVNPNKPGKTRLVWDAAAAVHGVSLNSVLLKGPDLLTSLLSVLIQFREYRTAVCGDIREMYHQVQIREEDQHCQRFFWKDKESDVNPSTYIVQVMTFGACCSPSTAQYVKNTHAERFEQEYPAAVETIVKRHYVDDMLLSVERELQAIQLSKEVRMIHASAGFEIRNWTSNSPAVLNAMLETTAGEKNLSGENSVEKILGMWWDSSSDHFTYKISTRIDKLLLSGRLRPTKRQVLRTLMMVFDPLGLIGHFLMILKTLLQAIWRTSIGWDDPIEDSHFEKWNTWCSALPAITTLEIPRCYRTLTTTGDDNDIQLHIFVDASETGYAAVAYLRFQEGNTIECALVGSRTKVSPLRFLSIPRSELQAATIGVRLADTICQSLSFPVKQRMFWTDSKDVICWLNSDHRRYTQYVAFRVSEILEGSDMREWNWIPSKLNVADEGTKWKGHPDLTPSSRWFRGPEFLWKTPDLWPISKVYIENTTEELRPHLLYHTTRVVETVINLSRFSDWRKLLRCTARVLRYVRNLKLYTQKKMRKDGPLRKDELADAECYLFRTAQAVYVDEITMLSKNQNSENPDKNIPKTSPLYHQCVFLDNSNLLRIRGRTRACPFVTRDAAQPIVLPREHTITRLLLLDFHKRFKHQNHQTILNEVRQRFRIPKLKATYNNVRKECQECKNNHAVPQPPAMSDLPSQRLAAFTRPFTYVGVDYFGPMTVTVGRRSEKRWGVLATCLTIRAIHIEVAHTLTTDSCILAIRKFMARRGVPSVIFSDRGTNFQGSSKELREALKSINQEQLIKEFTTPDTEWTFIPPASPHMGGAWERMIQSVKLNLDKLKWGRLPTDEVLHSTLLEIENIINSRPLTTIPMDNDESPVLTPNHFLLGSSNGLKPLVPYNATPTTLRNSWEQPQVVANEFWRWWLRDYLPVITRRTKWFMNVKPIEVDDIVLIADPKAPRNSWPLGRVIATRPGRDGQVRSATVQTNKGIYERPAVKLAVLDVGVRDQHAFRRPSAHSGGSVSSPVDQSTPRFTATT, from the coding sequence ATGCCGTCATCGAAGCATTCCACGGCTGGATCCGGAAAGGTTGCAGATGAGCAAGGTGGTTCAAGTGAACAGGTAGTCAATGACGATGTCATGCAAATCCCGCCCGGTCGAGAGAAAACTTCCGGTGCTATTTCGAACACCCAGGTAATTGTAGAGAATACCAATAAAACGAATTGCCCCGTAACGGGAACAATGTCAAAAGGGCATGCTGTTGGAGATGGTGTAAAAAATAAACCGGGTAGCGCTACGAGTGTCAGACGTAATCCGCCGCGGAACGGTCGCGCGAATCGGGTGTCAAGCTGTCAGTTGTGTGATGAGCTAGATAACGAAGATATGGTTCAGTGCGATAGCTGTGATATGTGGTACCATTTTGCATGCGTGAATGTGACGGCGGAAGTTCAATACGTTGACTGGAATTGTTTCAAGTGTGCTGCAGCAAGTAACAAGCAAGTGGCTCCCCCTGTAGAAAATCCAAGCAAAGGATCTTTATGTCAGCCAGGTCCACCCCCATCCCAGCGAAGTAAAGGTAGTGCACGGAGTGGGAAAAGTGAGACGAGGAGAAGATTGAAATTGGAGTTGTTGAAGATAGAGGAGGAAAAGAAGCTCGAGCAGAAGTATTTGGATAAGAAGTTTGAAGCGCTTCGTGAGTTCGGAAGTGATACTGCTTCCGTCATAAGCGATTGCGGAGCGAGTAAAGCGTCGAAGATCGCACAGTGGGTAGCGGATACCGAACGTTGTGGGGAAGTGGATTCCGGTTTAGAGCCTGAAGAGAGGGAAAGGTTTGTACCAAGCAACTTGTTGGAACCTGCAGAGCATACTGCTCCAAATCTCAGAGGGAATCCCGATGTTACCGGGTGCAATCGTACTGTTCCTCGTGTCGTGGATAATAATCCGACGTTAAGTGATCCGCGTATGTCTGCCCCTGCTCCAGTTCTCAGAGGGAATCCTGATGTTATCGGATGCAATCGTACGGTTTCTCGTGTCGTGGATAATAATCCGACGTTGAGCGATCCGCGTATGATTACCCCCGCTCCAAAGCTCAGAGCGAATCCTGATGTTACCGAATGCAATTGTACTGTTCCTCGTGCCGTGGGTAATCATCCGACGTTGAGTGATCCGCGTATGTTTGCCCCAGGACAAAAGTCAACACCAATGCGCTTGAGCCAACGAGCCCCAATGCTTCCGCCTGCGCCACCAGTTGCTGATGAAACGGTATGCATCCTAAACAGGAGTCAGCTTGCTGCAAGACAGGCAGTGTCTAAAGATCTTCCCGACTTCAGCGGTAATCCTGAAGATTGGCCgctcttcttttctgttttcagtAACTCCACTCATATGTGCGGGTTTTCGAATGAAGAAAACATGCTGCGACTCCGAAAGTGCCTGAAGGGAAGGGCCCTGGAAGCTGTCAAATGCCGTCTGCTCCACCCGTCCAACGTCGGAGGTGTTATGTCTACATTAAGAATGCTGTATGGGAGACCGGAAGCAATCGTGCAAGCAATCGTCAAGAAGGTTCGAGCTTTACCGTCACCAAACATCGATAGGCTAGAGACTGTCGTCAATTTCGCGCTCACAGTAGAGAACTTGGTCGCAACAATCCAAGCTTGTGAAGTACACGACTTCGTGTACAACGCCTCGTTACGATACGAATTAGTAGAACGACTACCTTCGACACTAAAATTAGACTGGGCTAAGTACTCCAGGGACAAACCCAATCCTAATCTGCTCGACTTCAGCTCGTGGTTGTACTCAACGGCAGAAGATGCTAGTGCGGTAATGCCCTCGGCAACCGATTATTCAAAGTCACGCTTCAGTAAGAAGGATGGATTCCTGAACGCTCACTCAGAAATCGAGGTAGCTAGCTCCAAGTCGTACACGGTTCCGCCAACAACGAAGTCTGCTAGTGTCAGTGAATCCGAGAAACAATGTCCCGTGTGCAAAGGTGCTTGCCCGAACATTTCGAAATGTAAGCGCTTCGCGGAATTAAGCTACGACGCGAGGTGGGCAGCGGTAAGAGAATGCAAACTGTGCCGAAAGTGTTTGAGGAAACATAACGGATCATGTAGGCAACAAAGACCATGTGGTACAAACGGCTGCACATTCCTGCACCATCCCCTTCTTCACAGCGATGAGCGACAGCAAGCCCGTGGCTTCGCAACGGACACGACTGCTGATAGAGCGAACGGCAAGACCTCTTATCAAAATTGTAATACCCATCAGGGTAATTCAAAACTCCTATTTCGGATACTCCCGGTCATTCTCTATGGTCCGTCGAAATCTGTTAAAGTATACGCATTTATTGACGATGGATCCGATATCTCGTTGATGGAACAGAAGCTGGCAGAAGAGTTGGGAGTAACCGGTTCATCGAAGTCGTTGTGTCTCGGTTGGACAGGAGGTGCGCACCGAATGGAGACTTCATCAGAGTGTATGAATTTACAAATCTCCAGCTGCAGAAATCGGAAGCTGTACAAACTGACATCCGTACATACCGTAGAAAGTCTTAAAATACGTCCGCAGTCACTTCAGTATTCCGAGATGCAAGTTAGGTACCCATACCTTGCTGGCCTACCAGTTGAGTCGTACAAGAACGTCTGCCCTCAGATCCTGATAGGCGTCGATAACCTTAGTGTCGGAAACATACAGAACGCTCGAGAAGGACGAGCTGACGAACCAGTTGCCGTTAAGATGCGAATAGGATGGACAGTATTCGGAAGATGTGGGTCCGGAAGCGAAATGGTACAGTCCGTTAACCACCATTCCGTTAAGGTCTGTCAGTGCAACAAAGACTCCGATGAAGACCTTCACCAAGCCGTAAAAGGTTTTTTCTCGCTGGACAGTCTCGGAATCAGTAAACCAGAAAAACTGCTCCAGTCACAAGAAGATCGCCGTGCAGAGATGCTGCTTGAAACGCTAACGAAAGCGAAAGATGGGAGGTATGAATCTGGACTTCTGTGGAAGTACGACAATGTCCGCCTTCCGGACAGTAAAGGAATGGCTCTGAAGAGATGGCAGTGCCTAGACCGACGAATGAAACAGGATACGGTGCTGGCAAAGGCAGTGAGAGAAAAGATAGAAGATCACGTACAAAAGGGATACATTCGAAAGCTGACTGAAGAGGAGATCCAGGCCGAACAACATCGTGTGTGGTATTTACCCATATTCCCGGTAGTAAACCCAAACAAACCTGGAAAGACAAGGCTCGTATGGGATGCAGCCGCAGCCGTCCATGGTGTTTCACTTAATTCTGTACTGCTAAAAGGTCCAGACCTACTCACGTCTCTGCTGTCCGTCTTGATCCAGTTTCGCGAATATCGTACTGCCGTTTGCGGTGACATTCGGGAAATGTATCACCAAGTTCAGATACGAGAGGAAGATCAGCACTGCCAGCGCTTTTTCTGGAAGGACAAGGAGTCCGACGTGAACCCTAGCACATATATAGTACAGGTAATGACCTTTGGAGCCTGCTGTTCGCCGAGTACCGCACAATATGTGAAAAACACGCATGCGGAGAGATTCGAGCAGGAATACCCCGCAGCCGTTGAGACGATAGTCAAACGACACTACGTCGACGACATGTTATTGAGCGTGGAAAGGGAATTACAAGCAATCCAACTATCTAAGGAAGTGCGAATGATACATGCATCAGCCGGTTTCGAGATTCGCAATTGGACATCGAATTCACCGGCGGTCCTGAACGCGATGCTTGAGACGACGGCAGGGGAGAAGAATCTAAGCGGCGAGAATTCAGTCGAGAAGATCCTCGGCATGTGGTGGGATAGCTCCTCAGACCATTTCACTTACAAGATCTCCACTCGTATAGACAAGCTTCTTCTGTCCGGACGACTTCGACCAACCAAACGGCAGGTTCTTCGAACTCTAATGATGGTTTTCGATCCATTAGGGCTCATAGGACATTTCCTGATGATTCTAAAAACACTACTCCAGGCGATCTGGCGAACCTCCATCGGTTGGGATGATCCAATAGAAGATTCACACTTCGAAAAGTGGAATACATGGTGCTCAGCACTTCCAGCGATAACTACCCTCGAAATTCCTCGCTGCTATCGAACGCTGACCACCACAGGCGACGATAACGATATCCAGCTACATATATTCGTGGACGCAAGCGAAACTGGCTATGCTGCCGTGGCTTATTTGCGATTCCAGGAAGGAAATACCATCGAATGTGCGCTAGTAGGTTCCAGGACCAAAGTTTCGCCACTCAGGTTCCTCTCCATCCCTCGTTCCGAGCTTCAAGCTGCAACTATCGGTGTCCGACTCGCTGACACAATCTGCCAATCGCTGTCCTTCCCGGTGAAACAACGAATGTTCTGGACGGATTCGAAGGACGTAATCTGCTGGCTAAACTCCGACCATCGGCGATACACTCAGTACGTCGCATTCAGAGTTAGCGAGATTCTGGAAGGATCTGATATGCGGGAGTGGAATTGGATTCCGAGCAAACTGAACGTCGCGGACGAAGGCACCAAGTGGAAAGGCCACCCGGATTTGACCCCTTCTAGTCGTTGGTTTCGGGGACCAGAGTTCCTGTGGAAAACGCCAGACCTTTGGCCCATCTCAAAGGTTTACATAGAAAACACAACCGAAGAACTTCGCCCTCATCTCTTGTACCACACCACCAGAGTTGTAGAAACGGTAATAAATTTGAGTCGTTTTTCCGATTGGCGGAAGCTGCTACGCTGTACTGCTCGCGTCCTCCGTTACGTGCGTAATCTGAAGCTCTACACACAAAAGAAGATGCGAAAGGACGGCCCGCTACGAAAAGACGAACTTGCCGATGCCGAGTGCTATTTATTTCGTACAGCGCAGGCGGTCTACGTTGACGAAATCACCATGCTctcaaaaaaccaaaattcGGAGAACCCTGACAAGAACATACCCAAAACCAGTCCACTTTACCACCAGTGCGTCTTCCTTGATAACAGCAATCTGCTTAGAATACGAGGCCGAACACGTGCCTGTCCTTTCGTCACCAGGGACGCCGCTCAACCAATAGTGCTCCCTCGCGAACACACAATCACCCGGCTCCTTCTGCTCGACTTTCACAAACGATTCAAACACCAGAACCATCAAACCATACTGAACGAAGTAAGACAGCGGTTCCGTATCCCCAAATTGAAAGCCACTTACAACAATGTCCGCAAAGAGTGTCAAGAATGCAAAAACAACCACGCGGTTCCCCAGCCTCCGGCAATGAGTGATCTACCATCACAAAGACTCGCTGCGTTTACACGACCGTTCACATACGTAGGGGTGGACTATTTCGGCCCTATGACAGTAACCGTAGGAAGACGGTCTGAAAAACGGTGGGGAGTCTTAGCAACATGCCTCACAATACGCGCTATCCACATAGAAGTAGCTCACACACTGACGACCGATTCGTGCATTCTAGCAATCCGTAAATTCATGGCCAGGAGAGGCGTGCCATCCGTCATCTTCAGCGATCGAGGCaccaacttccaagggagcagcAAAGAGCTTCGGGAGGCTTTGAAGAGCATCAACCAAGAACAGCTCATCAAAGAGTTCACGACACCCGACACGGAATGGACTTTCATCCCACCGGCTTCCCCGCACATGGGCGGTGCATGGGAACGCATGATCCAGAGCGTGAAGTTAAACCTGGATAAACTGAAATGGGGAAGGCTTCCAACTGACGAAGTCCTACACAGTACGCTTTTGGAGATCGAGAACATAATAAATTCACGACCACTAACCACCATTCCCATGGACAATGATGAATCACCAGTACTCACGCCTAACCATTTTCTGCTGGGTTCATCAAATGGACTGAAACCGCTGGTACCTTACAATGCTACTCCCACGACGCTTCGAAACAGCTGGGAACAGCCACAAGTTGTGGCCAACGAATTCTGGCGATGGTGGCTGAGAGATTATCTGCCCGTCATCACCAGACGCACGAAATGGTTCATGAACGTGAAACCGATCGAGGTAGACGATATTGTGCTAATCGCAGATCCTAAGGCTCCTCGTAATAGCTGGCCCTTAGGACGAGTCATCGCAACTAGACCAGGACGAGATGGACAAGTGAGAAGCGCTACCGTGCAAACCAACAAAGGCATCTACGAACGACCTGCGGTGAAACTCGCCGTGCTCGACGTAGGCGTTAGAGATCAACACGCCTTCAGAAGACCTTCTGCGCATTCGGGGGGGAGTGTAAGCTCGCCCGTCGATCAGTCAACCCCTCGTTTCACCGCTACGACGTAG
- the LOC128742315 gene encoding cyclin-dependent kinase 1 — MDNFQKIEKIGEGTYGVVYKGRNKLTGEIVAMKKIRLESEDEGIPSTAIREISLLKELQHPNIVSLQDVLMEENRLYLIFEFLSMDLKKYMDTLPAEKMMDADLVKSYMYQITAAILFCHKRRVLHRDLKPQNLLINKEGLIKVADFGLGRSFNIPVRNYTHEIVTLWYRAPEVLLGSQRYACPVDVWSIGCIFAEMATRKPLFQGDSEIDQLFRMFRILKTPTEEIWPGVTSLPDYKPTFPCWAQNNLNAQVKNLDSAGLDLLQKCLIYDPVHRISAKKILEHKYFDGFDRRVVPTD, encoded by the exons ATGGACAACTtccaaaaaatagagaaaatcggTGAAGGTACGTACGGTGTCGTGTACAAGGGCCGAAATAAACTTACCGGTGAAATAGTCGCTATGAAAAAGATTCGTTTGGAGTCGGAGGATGAAGGAATACCGTCAACTGCCATTCG TGAAATTTCCCTGCTGAAGGAATTGCAGCATCCGAACATAGTCTCGCTGCAGGATGTCCTCATGGAAGAAAATAGGTTATatttgatattcgagtttttgTCGATGGATTTGAAAAAGTACATGGACACCCTGCCAGCGGAGAAAATGATGGACGCAGATTTGGTAAAAAGTTACATGTACCAAATCACGGCCGCAATTCTGTTCTGTCATAAACGACGGGTGTTACATCGGGATTTGAAGCCGCAGAATCTCCTGATCAACAAAGAAGGTCTGATTAAGGTAGCTGACTTCGGTTTAGGTAGATCGTTTAACATTCCAGTTCGCAACTATACGCATGAAATTGTTACCCTCTGGTATCGAGCACCGGAGGTTCTGCTCGGTTCACAACGGTATGCCTGTCCGGTGGACGTTTGGTCAATAGGTTGCATTTTTGCTGAAATGGCTACCCGAAAACCACTGTTTCAAGGTGATTCTGAGATTGATCAGCTGTTCCGAATGTTTCGCATACTGAAAACACCGACCGAGGAGATCTGGCCAGGGGTCACTTCTCTCCCCGACTACAAACCGACATTCCCCTGCTGGGCGCAAAATAATCTAAATGCTCAAGTTAAAAATCTCGATTCGGCTGGGCTGGATCTACTGCAGAAGTGCCTGATTTACGATCCCGTTCATCGGATTTCGGCCAAAAAGATTCTGGAACATAAGTATTTCGATGGCTTCGATCGGCGTGTGGTGCCTACGGATTAA